A DNA window from Acidobacteriota bacterium contains the following coding sequences:
- the fdhF gene encoding formate dehydrogenase subunit alpha has protein sequence MEYQNVLTTCCYCGTGCTFFLQVLDGEVVGVLPNREHPVSLGRLCLKGWNAAAHVSHEDRLKTPLVRRNGALEPAAWDEALDLVATRLNALRDTHGPDAVAYLASAKCTNEENYLLQKLARAVGKTNNIDHCARLUHAPTVAGLAASFGSGAMTNSIPEFSRDTAVFLVTGSNTTEAHPVLAAHLMTAQERGAKLIVIDPRRTQIGRMADVFLQPRPGTDVAWLNGLMNVILDEGIAADDFIAGRTEGFEALKAAVAEYPPEKVRDITGIPADELRKAARMYAGGKPAAILYTMGITQHTTGVDNVKSCANLAMLTGNMGVSGGGVNPLRGQNNVQGACDMGGLPNVFPGYQAVTSPELRAKFEAAWGVTGLPEKAGLTIPDMVEGAGAGTVKALFVLGENPMLSDPDLNHVRHCLEKLDFLVVQDIFLTETAELAHVVLPGSTFAEKDGTFSNTERRIQRVRKAVEPLGDARPDWQVLCDLGRRMGGTGFDFASPGEVMAEIARVTPSYGGVSYERLERDGWLHWPVPNPEHPGTPFLHKDRFSRGLGLFHAVRYQPPAEAPDSAYPLVLTTGRYASQYHTGTMTRRSEKLEQEHPEAWCEMNPDDAVRAGLSDRETVRVSSRRGAIELGLRVTPTAQRGVVFIPFHYREAAANLLTNPAADPVAKIPEYKVCAVKVEALLPAEAHAG, from the coding sequence ATGGAATATCAGAACGTCCTCACCACCTGTTGCTACTGCGGAACCGGCTGCACCTTCTTCCTGCAGGTCCTCGACGGAGAGGTCGTGGGCGTGCTGCCCAACCGTGAACACCCCGTGAGCCTCGGGCGCCTGTGCCTGAAGGGATGGAACGCGGCGGCCCACGTCTCGCACGAGGACCGGCTGAAGACGCCCCTGGTCCGGCGCAACGGCGCCCTCGAGCCAGCCGCGTGGGACGAGGCCCTGGACCTCGTCGCCACCCGGCTGAACGCCCTGCGAGACACGCACGGGCCGGACGCCGTGGCGTACCTCGCCTCGGCCAAGTGCACGAACGAGGAGAACTACCTGCTCCAGAAGCTCGCGCGGGCGGTGGGGAAGACCAACAACATCGACCACTGCGCCCGGCTTTGACACGCTCCCACGGTGGCCGGTCTGGCCGCCTCGTTCGGAAGTGGGGCGATGACCAACTCCATCCCGGAGTTCAGCCGGGACACCGCGGTCTTCCTCGTCACCGGCAGCAACACCACCGAGGCCCACCCCGTCCTGGCCGCCCACCTCATGACGGCACAGGAGCGTGGCGCGAAACTCATCGTCATCGATCCGCGCCGCACCCAGATCGGGCGGATGGCGGACGTGTTCCTGCAACCCCGGCCCGGGACCGACGTGGCCTGGTTGAACGGGCTCATGAACGTCATCCTGGACGAGGGCATCGCCGCCGACGACTTCATCGCCGGGCGGACCGAGGGGTTCGAGGCACTCAAGGCCGCCGTGGCGGAGTACCCGCCGGAGAAGGTCCGGGACATCACCGGCATCCCGGCGGACGAGCTTCGGAAAGCCGCCCGGATGTACGCCGGGGGCAAGCCGGCGGCCATTCTCTACACCATGGGCATCACGCAGCACACCACGGGCGTGGACAACGTCAAGTCCTGCGCGAACCTGGCCATGCTCACCGGCAACATGGGCGTGAGCGGGGGGGGCGTCAACCCGCTCCGCGGCCAGAACAACGTCCAGGGCGCCTGCGACATGGGGGGGCTGCCGAACGTGTTCCCCGGCTACCAGGCGGTCACGTCGCCCGAGCTGAGGGCGAAGTTCGAGGCGGCCTGGGGCGTGACCGGCCTGCCCGAAAAAGCCGGTCTCACCATCCCCGACATGGTGGAGGGGGCGGGGGCCGGCACGGTGAAGGCCCTGTTCGTGCTCGGCGAAAACCCCATGCTCTCCGACCCCGACCTGAACCACGTTCGCCACTGCCTCGAGAAGCTCGATTTCCTGGTGGTGCAGGACATCTTCCTCACGGAGACCGCCGAACTGGCCCACGTGGTGCTCCCCGGGTCGACCTTCGCGGAGAAGGACGGGACCTTTTCCAACACCGAGCGGCGCATCCAGAGGGTCCGGAAGGCGGTGGAACCGCTCGGCGACGCCCGGCCGGACTGGCAGGTCCTGTGCGACCTGGGCCGGCGCATGGGCGGGACGGGCTTCGACTTCGCGTCCCCCGGGGAGGTCATGGCGGAGATCGCCCGCGTCACCCCCAGCTACGGCGGGGTCTCCTATGAGCGCCTGGAACGGGACGGGTGGCTGCACTGGCCGGTCCCCAACCCGGAGCACCCGGGGACGCCCTTCCTTCACAAGGACCGGTTCAGCCGGGGGCTCGGCCTGTTCCACGCCGTGAGGTACCAGCCGCCGGCGGAAGCCCCGGACAGCGCGTATCCCCTGGTCCTGACCACCGGGCGCTACGCCTCCCAGTACCACACCGGGACCATGACCCGCCGATCCGAAAAGCTCGAGCAGGAGCACCCCGAGGCCTGGTGCGAGATGAACCCCGACGATGCGGTCCGCGCGGGGCTTTCGGACCGGGAGACCGTCCGCGTGAGCAGCCGCCGCGGCGCCATCGAACTCGGGTTGCGGGTCACCCCGACCGCCCAGAGGGGCGTGGTCTTCATCCCGTTCCACTACCGGGAAGCCGCCGCGAACCTCCTCACCAACCCCGCGGCCGATCCCGTCGCCAAAATCCCCGAGTACAAGGTCTGCGCGGTGAAGGTGGAGGCTTTGCTGCCTGCGGAGGCGCACGCAGGGTGA
- a CDS encoding hydrogenase iron-sulfur subunit produces MNTVSTTTADRGAPAPFEPRIVAFLCNWCSYAGADNAGVARMKSPANVLPVRVMCSGRVSPELVLRAFRAGADGVLVLGCHIGDCHYISGNHRTAKRMPLVENLLGYVGIDPRRLRLDWVSSAEAPRFAEVTREFAETVRALGPAAAELPQG; encoded by the coding sequence ATGAACACCGTTTCAACCACAACGGCCGACAGGGGGGCGCCGGCCCCGTTCGAACCCCGCATCGTGGCCTTCCTCTGCAACTGGTGCTCCTACGCGGGGGCGGACAATGCCGGCGTCGCCCGGATGAAATCGCCGGCGAACGTGCTGCCGGTCCGGGTCATGTGCTCCGGCCGGGTCTCGCCGGAACTCGTGCTGCGGGCCTTCCGGGCGGGCGCGGACGGCGTCCTCGTGCTGGGGTGCCACATCGGCGACTGCCATTACATCAGCGGCAACCACCGGACCGCGAAACGCATGCCGCTCGTGGAGAACCTCCTGGGCTACGTGGGGATCGACCCGCGGCGGCTCCGACTGGACTGGGTGTCCTCCGCCGAGGCCCCGCGGTTCGCGGAGGTCACCCGGGAGTTCGCGGAGACGGTGCGCGCCCTGGGGCCCGCCGCCGCGGAACTTCCCCAAGGCTGA
- a CDS encoding M15 family metallopeptidase codes for MKNLVGKWAGFGLVLWALSAPAISGPRVLAPAGVTIRGTLPVPCPARVKPAPPREEWVGLPGDYTLEDVSVRVLERDGRLVLVSLAGGTPPAPGGPAPGSPAVTHPPSAGPGSEKAKETPGRKKGERVPPPRFTGEFLLEDAGKGRFRLRMPGAFQPMEVKFRRDRRGLAAECLLGEAVFTRHFLGPESGGSFRITPRRPVEDLRREAAAATPPVETGAFATPDWVDAEKFVPHVRLDIRYATPDNFVGASFYPAARAFLQRPVTEALARAARRFEVHGLGLIIHDAYRPWSVTKMFWDATPDHQREFVADPARGSRHNRGTAVDVSLYDLSTGKPVPFPSGYDEFSPRAAVDYTGGTGLERWNRDLLRCVLETEGFKVYEAEWWHFDYQAPKPYPIANDTFEALDARGH; via the coding sequence ATGAAGAACCTCGTCGGAAAGTGGGCCGGATTCGGCCTCGTCCTCTGGGCGCTCTCGGCCCCTGCCATCAGCGGACCCCGGGTGCTGGCGCCGGCCGGCGTAACGATCCGGGGGACGTTGCCCGTCCCCTGCCCCGCCCGGGTGAAACCGGCCCCGCCCCGGGAGGAGTGGGTCGGCCTTCCGGGCGATTACACCCTCGAGGACGTCTCGGTCCGGGTCCTCGAGCGGGACGGCCGGCTCGTCCTGGTCTCGCTGGCCGGCGGCACCCCGCCCGCCCCCGGGGGGCCGGCGCCCGGGAGCCCTGCCGTCACGCACCCCCCGTCAGCCGGCCCCGGGTCGGAGAAAGCGAAGGAGACCCCGGGCCGAAAGAAGGGGGAGCGCGTCCCCCCGCCCCGCTTCACGGGGGAGTTCCTCCTGGAGGACGCCGGCAAGGGCCGCTTCCGCCTCCGCATGCCGGGCGCCTTCCAACCCATGGAAGTGAAGTTCCGCCGCGACCGGCGGGGCCTGGCCGCGGAGTGCCTCCTGGGAGAGGCGGTGTTCACCCGGCACTTCCTCGGCCCCGAGAGCGGCGGGTCCTTCCGGATCACCCCCCGGCGCCCGGTGGAGGACCTGCGCCGGGAAGCGGCCGCCGCGACGCCCCCGGTCGAGACGGGCGCCTTCGCGACCCCCGACTGGGTGGACGCGGAAAAGTTCGTCCCCCACGTCCGCCTGGACATCCGCTACGCCACCCCCGACAACTTCGTCGGGGCTTCCTTCTACCCCGCGGCCCGGGCCTTCCTTCAGCGCCCGGTGACGGAAGCCCTCGCCCGGGCCGCCCGGCGGTTCGAGGTTCACGGGCTGGGGCTCATCATCCACGACGCCTACCGGCCCTGGTCCGTCACGAAGATGTTCTGGGACGCGACCCCCGACCACCAGAGGGAATTCGTCGCCGACCCGGCCAGGGGGTCCCGCCACAACCGGGGCACCGCCGTGGATGTCTCCCTCTACGACCTGAGCACGGGGAAACCGGTTCCCTTTCCCAGCGGGTACGACGAGTTCTCCCCCCGCGCCGCCGTCGACTACACCGGGGGGACCGGCCTGGAACGCTGGAACCGGGACCTGCTCCGCTGCGTCCTGGAAACGGAGGGTTTCAAGGTCTACGAGGCGGAGTGGTGGCACTTCGACTACCAGGCCCCCAAGCCCTACCCCATCGCCAACGACACCTTCGAAGCCCTCGACGCCCGGGGCCACTGA
- a CDS encoding Bax inhibitor-1/YccA family protein, with the protein MHNPYENPYPAVGTFEQAEASRRFLQRVYGWMFFGLALTALMAYYTVSEPGLLRAVVGNQAVFFGLIIGELVLVLVISAMIRRLSPAVASLLFIVYSLLNGLTLSVILLVYTQESIASAFLVCAAMFGALSLFGLTTRRSLDGLGAFCTMGLTGLVVAMLVSLFWRNNMLEFVINCVGIIVFTGLTAYDTRKLKQMSASVGAEGSVAQSAAILGALTLYLDFINLFLFILRFMGGRRD; encoded by the coding sequence ATGCACAACCCCTACGAAAATCCCTACCCGGCGGTCGGGACCTTCGAGCAGGCCGAGGCGTCGCGCCGCTTCCTGCAGCGGGTCTACGGCTGGATGTTCTTCGGGCTGGCCCTCACCGCCCTCATGGCCTACTACACCGTCTCGGAGCCCGGGCTGCTCCGGGCGGTCGTCGGGAACCAGGCCGTCTTCTTCGGCCTGATCATCGGCGAACTCGTCCTGGTGCTGGTGATCTCCGCGATGATCCGGCGCCTCTCCCCCGCCGTGGCGTCCCTCCTGTTCATCGTCTATTCGCTGCTCAACGGCCTGACGCTCTCCGTCATCCTGCTGGTCTACACCCAGGAGTCCATCGCCTCGGCCTTCCTGGTCTGCGCGGCCATGTTCGGCGCCCTGTCGCTTTTCGGGCTGACCACCCGGCGCTCGCTGGACGGCCTGGGGGCATTCTGCACGATGGGGCTCACCGGCCTCGTGGTGGCCATGCTGGTCAGCCTCTTCTGGCGGAACAACATGCTGGAGTTCGTCATCAACTGCGTGGGCATCATCGTCTTCACGGGGCTGACGGCCTACGACACCCGCAAGCTCAAGCAGATGTCCGCCTCCGTCGGCGCCGAGGGATCCGTGGCCCAGTCGGCCGCCATCCTGGGCGCCCTGACCCTCTACCTCGACTTCATCAACCTCTTCCTGTTCATCCTCCGCTTCATGGGCGGGCGGAGAGACTGA
- a CDS encoding 4Fe-4S binding protein: MCEFCIKHGEGEKWYLQAKNYAEDLLSDMKRRRMIEGFSKMDIGTIREKIGQLDRLHRMPAFVRRVITRRITKKMKKQHFGQVVPIEEIERILGFVNSIVRVGCICRKIGTGKEQRFCYGVSMGPNGGEFAKLFKEISPDFLSGPDALSTESLTKEEALSAMREHEKEGLCHTVWTFRTPFIGGICNCDRADCLALKTTLTHGITTLFRGEYVAEVDPEACVGCRACMRVCQFGAMAYSAGEKKTVVDRRHCYGCGICRSVCPKNAIVLHDRADTADVAEVW, from the coding sequence ATGTGCGAATTCTGCATCAAGCACGGCGAGGGGGAGAAGTGGTATCTCCAGGCGAAGAACTACGCGGAGGACCTCCTCTCCGACATGAAACGACGCCGGATGATCGAAGGGTTCTCCAAAATGGACATCGGCACGATCCGGGAGAAGATCGGCCAGTTGGACCGCCTGCACCGGATGCCTGCCTTCGTCCGCCGGGTCATTACCCGGCGGATCACGAAAAAAATGAAAAAGCAGCACTTCGGCCAGGTGGTGCCCATCGAGGAGATCGAGCGCATCCTCGGCTTCGTCAACTCCATCGTCAGGGTGGGCTGCATCTGCCGGAAGATCGGCACCGGCAAGGAGCAGCGTTTCTGCTATGGCGTCAGCATGGGGCCCAACGGGGGCGAATTCGCCAAATTGTTCAAGGAGATCAGCCCCGATTTCCTTTCGGGTCCCGACGCCCTTTCAACCGAAAGCCTGACGAAGGAGGAGGCCTTGTCCGCGATGAGGGAGCACGAGAAGGAGGGCCTGTGTCACACGGTCTGGACCTTCCGGACACCCTTCATCGGAGGGATCTGCAACTGCGACCGGGCCGACTGCCTGGCCCTGAAGACGACCCTCACCCACGGGATCACCACCCTGTTCCGGGGGGAGTACGTGGCCGAGGTCGACCCCGAGGCCTGCGTGGGGTGCCGGGCCTGCATGCGGGTCTGTCAATTCGGGGCCATGGCCTACAGCGCCGGGGAGAAGAAAACGGTGGTCGACCGACGGCACTGCTACGGTTGCGGGATCTGCCGCTCGGTCTGCCCGAAAAACGCCATCGTGCTGCATGACCGCGCCGACACGGCCGACGTGGCGGAAGTGTGGTGA
- a CDS encoding 4Fe-4S dicluster domain-containing protein: MPKPIQDRVAELLEGLDGFVALRKTAAGVAPHLFRKGDDVSGLVLAPRYPLASVVGLIHKRHPAARIGVVARACDVRALVEMATRRQVDPGQLFLLAVACDGETAEACHCDRPGPGVDGWPHAEVMGTPGHTGTVQPLLAGYDALTLPERRAFWQRQFLKCIKCYGCRNICPECFCEQCTLEDETFVEKGVAAPPFPMYHLVRAMHMASRCVGCHLCEGACPAGIPLTVLYALMRRDVEKRLDFVPGESLSARPPLSLSLADGPLHLDE; this comes from the coding sequence ATGCCCAAACCGATTCAAGACCGGGTGGCCGAGCTGCTGGAAGGCCTGGACGGGTTCGTCGCGCTCCGGAAGACGGCGGCCGGCGTCGCCCCCCACCTGTTCAGGAAGGGGGACGACGTCTCCGGGCTGGTGCTGGCCCCGCGCTACCCGCTGGCGTCCGTGGTGGGCCTGATCCACAAGCGTCACCCTGCCGCCCGGATCGGCGTCGTGGCCCGCGCCTGCGACGTCCGGGCCCTGGTGGAGATGGCCACGCGCCGGCAGGTGGACCCCGGGCAGTTGTTCCTGCTCGCCGTGGCCTGTGACGGGGAGACGGCGGAGGCGTGTCACTGCGACCGGCCCGGCCCGGGCGTGGACGGTTGGCCCCACGCCGAGGTGATGGGTACACCAGGCCACACCGGAACGGTCCAGCCGCTCCTGGCCGGTTACGACGCCCTGACGCTGCCGGAGCGCCGCGCCTTCTGGCAGCGGCAGTTTCTCAAGTGCATCAAGTGCTACGGTTGCCGCAACATCTGCCCCGAGTGCTTCTGTGAGCAGTGCACCCTCGAGGACGAGACCTTCGTGGAAAAGGGCGTTGCCGCGCCGCCTTTCCCCATGTACCACCTCGTTCGCGCCATGCACATGGCCAGCCGGTGCGTGGGCTGCCACCTTTGCGAAGGGGCCTGCCCCGCGGGCATCCCCCTCACCGTGCTCTACGCGCTGATGCGAAGGGACGTGGAAAAACGGCTGGACTTCGTGCCCGGCGAGAGCCTCTCGGCGAGGCCGCCGCTGTCCCTGAGCCTGGCGGACGGCCCGCTTCACCTCGACGAATAA